The genomic region ACAGAACGCGACCGGGAACGTGGTGCCATCACCGTGCCGGAATAAGTCATGATCGCACATCTGCGTTGTGCCTGCCTGAAGTGTTTTGAAAAAGCTGCAGTCTTGCAGATCGCGAAGAGAGCCATCCGGGTTGCCGGGGTGGACCAGTTCGCCTGCGTTCCTTCCTATGAGATCGAGCGGTTTTTTGTATTCCAGTATCAGCGAACCGGAAGGATTGATGAAGGTAATACAACCCTTACGGTCGATACCGAATATTCCTTCAGCAGAAGACTCCAGGATAAGCCGCAACTGCTCCCTGCTGGAAAACAGGTTGCGTTCGCTATCAGCCAGCTTTTGCAGATTAAGTCGCAATTGTTTTTCTTTTTCTTCGAGTGCCCGGTTGGATTCCTGCAATTGGGAATTTTTTTCAAGAATTGCCTGTTTCTGGCGGGATATCATCTCAGAAAGTATGGCGATGACAATAGCGATACTTATGAACATGATAACCCGTCCAATTGCGGCAAAGAGCGCCGGGATATTCCCATTTGTCAGCAGGTAATCAGCGACGAGGTAAAATCCACTGAGGAGGATTGCATATCCGATACCCCGGAATCTGTACCAGTATGCAGCAAGGATTATCGGGATATAAAAAAAATGCGTAAATACAATTTCAATCCCTGCATCCAGACTGATATACGTGAGAACGAGAGCGATGATGGTAAGGATTGCAAGGATTACCGGTTTTATCTTTTCACGAGATGGGTTTTCCAGATACTGGTGGATTTGCTGAGATATCCCGTATTTCATTATGCCTCCTGTCTGGGGAAAATATTATGGAACGAGGGAATAACTGGTGTACATCTTTACAGGTTGATACGCGTTGGCACATTACCCCGATTAGGATATATTAATGCATGAATAGAGTTTTTCGTATATTTAGTTTATCTGCTCTGGCGATGACCTTCTCAAGCCATGAAATACTGGCTGTTAAAAGATCTGATATATCGTTTGTTTTTACCTTGTTATGCATAAAAATCGATGATGAGTGCAACAATTAACGCCTTATGCTGTTGTTACATATCTGCTCTTTTCACTTCGATTGTCACCGCCCCCCTTCGCGAAAATGCCCCCTCATGATAAGCGCTAAAACCGGTTTGCGGTATTGCATGAGGATGGGCATGCAATTCCTGAGGAGGTACCGGTTGTTTTTCACATCTTGCCGGGCAAGGAAACAATTCTCACCCTTTCCTTATCTCTTCCATAAACTCCGGCCCGTACTTCTCCAGCTTGTATTCCCCGACTCCGGAAATAAGAGAAAAACTCTGCCGGTCACCCGGTCGGGCACAGGCCATTTCATGCAGACTCTTGTCCGGGAAGATGACATAGGGTGGGACCCCGTTCCGGTCTGCGATTACCTTCCTGAGGGATTTCAGGCGCAGGAAGAGTGCCGCATCTTCCGTACTCGCGCTCTCCCTGTTCATGGCTGGTGCATGCTTTGCCGTTTCGCGTTCGGGAACCGGGAGCATGACCTGCGCTCTTCCTTTGAGCAGTTCCTCGCTTTTTCCGGTACAGCAGATTACCGGGTACTTGTCGCCCGTCCGGTCCAGGTATCCCTGCCGGACCAGCTCGTTGATCCAGGTGCGGTACTGGGCCTTGCTGTACTTTTTCCCGGAGCCATAGACCGGCAGGCTGTCCAGGTGGTAATCCTGTATTTTTGTACTCTTTGAACCGCGAAGTACATCGGATATCAGTTCGATGCCGAACCGTGAGGGCAGCTGCTTCACGCAGGCAACAATCATCGTGGCCGGCCCTGTGCTGTCGATCATATCGGGCGGGTGATCGCAGTTGTCGCACGATGCGCAATTCGCCTCAGGGTAGTCCTCGCCAAAATAGTTGAGCAGGAATTTCCGCCGGCACGTGGTGGTTTCGCAATACTCCGTCATCTCCTGGAGTTTTTTGAGTGCCAGCCGGAGATTCCGCTCTCCAGCGGCATCGTCATGCTCCAGCATGGAACGGACCCGGGAGTAATCCCCCCGGCTGTAGAGAAGAATGCATTCGCTGTACAGGCCGTCGCGCCCTGCCCGTCCGGTCTCCTGGTAGTAGGATTCCACGGTCTTGGGGAGATCGTAGTGAATGACATACCGGACATCGGGTTTGTCGATGCCCATACCGAATGCTACGGTGGCGCAGACGATATTGATCGCATCGCGGATAAACGCGTCCTGGACCTTTTCCCGCACCGGTTTTGAGAGCCCTGCGTGGTAGGCCTGCGCCCTGAACCCGCGTTTCTGGAGATCGGACGCAATCTCCTCGGTCTCTTTCTTACTGAGGCAGTAGATGATCCCGGAATCATTCCGGTGCTGGCTTACGTAATTTGCCAGAAAGACCATCGGGTTTTTCTTTAAGATGATGCGGTACTGCAGATTTTTCCGGTTGAAACTGCCGATGAATTCCTTAGCCTGCGACAACCCGAGCTGATCGCGGATGTCCCTGCGCACTTCAGGAATTGCTGTTGCGGTTAGTGCCACGAGCGGCACTGCCGGAAAGACTTTTTTCAATTGGGCGAGCTGCCGGTATTCCGGCCGGAAGTTGTGGCCCCATTCCGAGATGCAGTGCGCTTCATCGATCGCGATCAGATGAACCGGAGAAGCCCTGAGGGAATCCAAAAAATTGGTCTGCATGCATTTTTCCGGTGAGATGAACAGGAGCCGCAGATTTCCCTCTTTTAAGTCGTTTTCGATACGGGTCCGATCGCGATACTCAAGCGAACTGTTGTAGGCCGCTGCCGGTATTCCCCGGGCATTGAGATCGTCAACCTGGTCCTTCATGAGCGAGATGAGGGGGGAGATGACCACCGTGAGACCGCCAAGGTACAGGGCCGGCAACTGGTAGCAGAGCGACTTTCCGCCACCGGTTGCCATGATCGCGAGCGTGTCATTGCCGTTAATAACAGATTCGATGATCTCCTTCTGGTGGGGCAGGAACTCATGGTATCCCCAGTATTTTTTCAGGAGTTCATCGGGTTTGATCATTGCAGGTACCTTAAAAGAATTACAGGGGAAATGAGTGGAACTTAGTTCGTCGGATCGATACAAGAATCCTTTCACGTAAAAAAAAAGAAGTGTGCTGCGTTACACGATTCCGAGTGCTTTTTTGTATCCCGTCAGCAGTCTCACAATAAATTTCCGGTGCTCACCCATGGCTTCCTCATCCTCCTGAGAAGCGATGAGCGCTGCTGCGTAAATGAGGACGAGTGCATTCTCCAGTTCAACTGTGCCGGGATCTTCAACCGCTTCCGGCGCGAGATTGATTGCAGTATAGATGCGTTCCCGCTCGTCGAACCGCAATGACATATCCGCCGTGACCTGCGAATTGTCCAGGTCCTGCGCATTGGCAAGCACGATCATGAGTGCTTTTTTTAATGCTGCATATATTCCGCTATCGGCAGGTTTTTTCCCCTGTTCCAGCAACCCGATGGCATGCGTGCATTCCTTTGCCGCGTTGGCATACAGGCCGAACCGGAATGCAAGGAATGCAGATGCGATCTCATGGGCAGTCGTATCGGGAATATCATCGATCCCGTCTCTTATTCGCAGGATATAGTCATTGAGAAATTTCTCCATAAGATCAGTGCGCTCCCCTCAGGTTTTATGGAATTGGTATTGACGATTCCATAAGTAATTTTAAGAATCACTCTGACATGAACATATCTTTATGATCCGCTCGTATCCGGATCGATTCGCAGAACCCGGACCATCAGAGGATTATTAGGGCAAGCAGCGCCAACATAGAGGAACCGGTATGGGTGCAGTAATATTTTCTGATGTGCATGCCGATGCAGGAGCGATTGCCGCACTATCTGCATGTATACGCACCCCGTCTTTTTTGGAAACCTTTGGCCCGGTAGACCGGCTCATTAATCTCGGGGACATCCTTCATCGTGGGGGTCACCCGGCAGAAGCTCTTGAAACGATCCATTCCCTTGCGAATAAGTACCCCCTCATCTCCGTCATGGGAAATCACGATCACGCATACCTCAACGGACTGATGGTCAGCGGGAGTGATGCAGCGAGCTTGTACCGCCACGAACAGTTGCGGGATTCACCCCTGCTTTCCCTGTTTGAACGGATGCCTATGGAATGGTCGGACAATGGCATGCTCTTTGTTCATGGAGGGCCGATGGACCTCGGCACCCAGACACTCCGGCTCAAATGCTGGCAGCGTCTTTCCCACAAAGCCGGAGATTCATTTACCGGGTATCACTATACTGCAGAAATGGCATTTGAAGCCCTGCAGTTGCGGGGATTGACGCACATGTGTTGCGGGCACCAGCATACGCATGTCTGCTGCCGAAAAACTCCGCAAGGCATCGTGCAGTACCCGATTGAGTTTTTGCCAC from Methanoregula sp. harbors:
- a CDS encoding histidine kinase dimerization/phosphoacceptor domain -containing protein; amino-acid sequence: MKYGISQQIHQYLENPSREKIKPVILAILTIIALVLTYISLDAGIEIVFTHFFYIPIILAAYWYRFRGIGYAILLSGFYLVADYLLTNGNIPALFAAIGRVIMFISIAIVIAILSEMISRQKQAILEKNSQLQESNRALEEKEKQLRLNLQKLADSERNLFSSREQLRLILESSAEGIFGIDRKGCITFINPSGSLILEYKKPLDLIGRNAGELVHPGNPDGSLRDLQDCSFFKTLQAGTTQMCDHDLFRHGDGTTFPVAFCSAPIIRDGTVEGAVISFEDITDRLNLLDQLKSSLKEKESLLKEIHHRVKNNLQIVISLLNMQSRYITDAKLLDIIQESQSRVRMMASVHERLYRSGDFSHIDMEDYLRFLTTNLFRSYGFPQSQVTSSVNIRGLVLDINTAIPLGLICNELISNSLKYAFPDGRHGEIAVTAESRPIGDIMLTIRDTGIGMPEGIDWQNADSLGLKLVNLFTDQLNGQISMRQDGGTTWEIIIPRST
- the recQ gene encoding DNA helicase RecQ, yielding MIKPDELLKKYWGYHEFLPHQKEIIESVINGNDTLAIMATGGGKSLCYQLPALYLGGLTVVISPLISLMKDQVDDLNARGIPAAAYNSSLEYRDRTRIENDLKEGNLRLLFISPEKCMQTNFLDSLRASPVHLIAIDEAHCISEWGHNFRPEYRQLAQLKKVFPAVPLVALTATAIPEVRRDIRDQLGLSQAKEFIGSFNRKNLQYRIILKKNPMVFLANYVSQHRNDSGIIYCLSKKETEEIASDLQKRGFRAQAYHAGLSKPVREKVQDAFIRDAINIVCATVAFGMGIDKPDVRYVIHYDLPKTVESYYQETGRAGRDGLYSECILLYSRGDYSRVRSMLEHDDAAGERNLRLALKKLQEMTEYCETTTCRRKFLLNYFGEDYPEANCASCDNCDHPPDMIDSTGPATMIVACVKQLPSRFGIELISDVLRGSKSTKIQDYHLDSLPVYGSGKKYSKAQYRTWINELVRQGYLDRTGDKYPVICCTGKSEELLKGRAQVMLPVPERETAKHAPAMNRESASTEDAALFLRLKSLRKVIADRNGVPPYVIFPDKSLHEMACARPGDRQSFSLISGVGEYKLEKYGPEFMEEIRKG
- a CDS encoding metallophosphoesterase, which gives rise to MGAVIFSDVHADAGAIAALSACIRTPSFLETFGPVDRLINLGDILHRGGHPAEALETIHSLANKYPLISVMGNHDHAYLNGLMVSGSDAASLYRHEQLRDSPLLSLFERMPMEWSDNGMLFVHGGPMDLGTQTLRLKCWQRLSHKAGDSFTGYHYTAEMAFEALQLRGLTHMCCGHQHTHVCCRKTPQGIVQYPIEFLPLFQKKNMHNLQLEVARIPLDLPTINRVGSCYGSEPEFAYTDHSTFSYIRIV